tgttgtctgtttctgtttccagAGGAGTCAGAAATCCTGCTGAGTGTTTCACCAGAGGAGGGAGTGTCTGATGATTTATATCAGTCTACTCCCTGCACAAATCATCTGCCTGCAGTCTGTCAGCTGTCTCTGCAGCGCCTCCATCAGGCTGGAACGCTTCACTACACATAACCATATCACCACATCCATCAGACTGTgctcacactgtgtgtgtgtgtgtgtgtgtgtgtgtgtgtgtgtgtgtgtgtcacactgcCCTCTGCTGACACATCACACACTCTACAACATCCAGTCTGTCGGTCAACACACTCAGACAGTCAGGAGCTGTTTTAAAAGGCTTTGTCAGTATTTCAAGGCCCGATGTCGAGATACCAGGAACTGATGCTCTCATACTCCACTGggcttcacttcctgtcagacTGCTCTCATTCGTTTAATATtgttgctttgtcagtggacgcCAGTGTCAGATACCGACACacaggcaaggcaaggcaaggcaaggcagttttatttatatagcaccattcatacggcaattcaatgtgctttacaagagaaatacattaaaataaaacattaaaacacagagGCACCTCTCGCAGTGTAATGACATGTACCAGCTGCCATCAGTTTCTAAACTGCCAGTAGCTACCATAGTATACAGTAGGGTACAGTATTTTCACAGTAcaataactgtctcagaaaatatttcGGTTTCACAGTATCACATAATTCATAGTATTCCCAGTCAGAGGGATCCTCGCAGGTTATTGTTgatgaacaaacattttatcactAAAACTGAAACCTGAAACATTTTGTTGATGAAGTTTGTGTAAGAAGCCTCCCCTTAaaaaataactcaataaataaCTCAAATAAAGAAGAGATTCAACATCCAGttgctttttttctctcaatATCGTAGAAAGTCAAATGAACATGGTGTGATAACCGCCAACTTTTATATCACGATATACCTTGAAACTGTTATATCACTGCAACCCTTGTTTAAAGGTAGTATAAGGCGagcaggagaggaggtggaggtgtcaAACAGACTCCAAACTTTTACCTGGGAGCCCACTGTTTGTTTCCCGTGTGGCACCAACAGTCAATCCAGTTATTTTAATAAGAAAGTAGTAGGGCTGTGCGATATGACGATATATCGTGTGACGAGAGAAAAATGTCTTTCATATTTTGCTCTATCGTTTATATCGTTGTGACGCAAATTAcacttttaatttaatatttttcatcatttggagTCTGTCCATCTTTTGCACGGATCACATTGATAAAACTCTTCTTGGCTTTCCAGTTCACAAAGCTTTTACGACAACTTTTTATTAactggattaaaatgtgctatatcgggatatgaaatgaactatatcatgatatgagattttggtcatatcgcccagccctagaaagtagtgtgtttaaatgtgtaccATACTATGGTAGTGACATACGTCATGTGACATTACATGACATTGGTACAAGCTTACttgttttaaaccaaaccacctgctgttgttgcctaaactgaaggaaataaactataaaacaaagtgttttacctaCTTTGTAAATTTATTctggaaactgtgtgtgtgtgtgtgtgtgtgtcacaatttttatgtgaaaacagaatttaatttgaaaagacacaatacaagtcaccaattcagtatctgaccaaatgtctccccttctgttcctgagatatgacgttaaaacatgatgatgtcacagttaagctgacctttgaccttttgaccacTAAAGtctgatcagtttattcttccgtccaggtggatgtttgtgtcaaattcaaagaaattccctttgctcctgagatatcgtgttcaagagaatgagacagatgcaaggtcacactgacctttaaccggtgaaatctaatcagttcatagtTGAGTCCAAAGTGGGCGACTCTAATCTTGACACTGTGCTGATCCATTCTTAGAGAACATGGTATCTGTTTCCATTTTTATGCTGGTGACAGTCAGATCTATGTACCTTTAAAGCGGAAGGATGAATTCTCAGTAAAACCACTTCTTGCATGTCTTAATGACTTGAAAGCTTGGGTGGccttaaactttttaaattttactgaaaagaagacagtggtggtggtgtttgGACCCAGTGGATCCTGTGAGTCCCCCCATATTGACGTGGGCCCTCTGACACCATATGTGAAGCCCCCAGTTATGAATCTGGGTTTTAGGATGGACAATGATTTTTAACTGGACAGTCGATTTAGTGCAGTCGTGAAGTCCAGCTTTTATCATTTAATGTGGTTGGCAAAAGTCAAACTCATTCTTGCCAGGCAGCAATTCGTAACAGTAGTCCATGCCTTTATCTCGTCTCGGCTGGACTACTGTAACGCACTGTACACTGGAATCAgcctgtcttctctctctcgTCTGCAGCTGGTTCAAAATGCCGCGGCATAACCTTTAACTGGAACACGAAAGAGAGAGCACATAACTCCCATCCTGGCCTCACTCTACTGGCTGCCtgtgcattttaaaattattttatttgttttaaaatctCTAAATGGTCTCACCCTGCCTTACCTCTCTGAGCTGCTTCACCCTTACACTCCTGCCCGGTCTCTCAGATCAGCTGACCAGCTGCTTCTGGTTGTACCAAAGTCTGAGAGGAAGCTCAGAGGGGACAGAGCCTTTTCTGTCGTAGCTTCTAACTTGTGGAACAGTCTGCCGCTCCACTTTAGACAGGCTCCTTCTCTGTCCATTTTTAAAACCTGCCTTAAAACCCACTTTTACTCCTTGAGTATGAGACATTgattctctttgtttttattgcttttattgtatgaaattgttttcatttgttttactgcttttatggtatgactgtttttttttacttgtgtcaTATTGTACTTTGgagttgtattttatttttttgattcaTTGTGTtatcatttgtttttatgtcctACGTTTTCATATTTGATTTACTCTTGATGTAtagcactttgtttcagctgtgtttgtttttaaggtgCTTAAGAAATAAAGCTGGATTGGGTTGGTTTgtgcaaaatgtgaaaaaataaaaaataaaataaaaaaatccctcaatGCATTCCTGAGATATcgagttcacaagaatgggCAGTACGGATGGACAGACGCACAACCCGTAAACATTaggcctctggccacagctgttGCCACCGCAGAGGCCTAATAAAATCAATTTAGCTGCCAACAAAAGACTGAAGCGAGATGACCACAgtgaaaacataaaacagatGTGGACAAACTTTTTCTTTGGGGaaataataatcaaataattTGCAGATGAAATAAGGTAATAAATCGCATTAAATTGCAATGTATGTtctcacactcctcagcagatcacaaaataataataataaactgctTGCTAATAAACTTGAACGTTTTTCACTGCGCTCCTAAATTCCTTTGtggcatttatttttctattcagGAGCACATGAACTccttttggaaaaaaaaaaacaaagggcgTTTATTTTTTCTGAATAAATGATTATTGAATTTGTTGCATATTCTATATTGTATATTCtttatattgtaaaaaaaaaaaaaacatgacttgTTATGTGAAACATCCTGCAGGTGTTCTGTGGTCATACTAACTGTCAGTGAGTCTGGTTCAGATCCACAGCTGCTTTAtaacaaacacaccaaaccaCATCACTGGTACCTGAGGGATCTGAGGGACATAACCTGAGTATATATTAATAATCTATATCAGTCGTTCCAaactggtgcagccacagggtccagatcagtccttcatcattagttcaaggtccacacagtatAAAATATTCAGTGCCAGTCTGTGTTTGGCCGTGTCATCCAGCTCGTGTCCTGTCTCTGTGACGTCTGTGAGCTAAAATAAagtgggtttgtttttttgttggtttttttttacaaacttgacacgtccGCAAGTAACATGTGGTCCactcagaatggacctgtggcccacttttggactgcgacccatcagttgggaaccacttatGTATATGTTTCCATGGGGACACAGTGAGTCCGTTCACAGTGAGCTGAACGATGTGCGAGCAGCTCCTGTTCGGATGGACAGAGACCGTCAactgaagaaaacttaaaaacacaatgattcttttttctctgatttctGAGTGGATTTACAGACGTATGTTCTGGATGGacgtcagagaggaggagaggtcaCACTGACTGATAAACAtgtttcatgtctgtgtgttcacattTCGCTCAgcgatgatgaagaggaggagggagttgTTTTGAAACGCTCTGTTGGTTCGtagaacaacagcagcagcagcggtttCCTCCGTCAGTTGACGATGGAGTCTCTGCTGGTCTGTCTGATCCTCCTCTCCGTCAGCGGTACGTCTCCTTTATTTttacttcagtcatttttaaacTCTCGTCACATATTCAAATACTCACACATGTTTAAGCTGGTTATTAAGTGAAGCAGCTGTCGGCAGGATGAAGAGCTGTTTGTCATCTGAGGCCAATTTAAGGGATTTTATGCAGAAAATTCCTTCAGAGTAAAGCTTCCTGTCTGAAGGATTAAAAATCATCACTGAGACGTCTGAACGAGACTTTACATGATGAAAACCGCAGACTGAAGGATGGctcaaataaaacatatttagagcagaatttctcaattatgggatcaataaaggtgtatattatcttatcttatgagTCAGTCAACTGaaaattaaacagttttttatCTCATGACTTCGACTTAATTCTGACTTTTTAACTCAGGATTTTGACTTTTAAagttctaatttttttttttatttagtgtcTCATAATTTGAAATATTATTATACTATTAAATATCAATAGTATTTCTATCTTAGCGTAACTGTATCTGTTCCACTAAAACCTGGCTCTGTCACGCATGTTTTATAAATACTCTACAGGTTAGGAACTGTCTCTGCAACTttgattcattaatttattgtttatttgtttggatAGATCTTCAATAAATTTATTTGTTGTCTTTAAGGTTTCTGGTTGGAGCAGCCTGCCTCCGCCCTGCCAGCCTCCACTGTACAGGTGAGAGTCGGGGAGAACGCCACCCTGCAGTGCCCCCTGCTGGATGCCTTCAACGCCTCCACCACTAATGCCTCCAACACCACCGCCATCAGTGCTGCGTACTCCACCCTCAGCTGGTACAGGAAGACAGCAGGACAGAGTCCAGAGCTGCTGGTGACCATCAGGCGTGCAGACATGTCTAATGTGAAGTATGGCGCCGGTGTTGGTCCTGATAAAGTCTCAGCTGCAGCCAACGgctcgctgctgctgcacaaCTCTGAGCAGAGCGACTCAGCAGTTTATTACTGCGGCATCACTCAGGGAGAAGACCCCAAGATGAAACCCAACGCCACAGGAGCTCACTGAGGATTGATGGGAACTCTGCAGCTGGTTACTGGCCTGGTCTGTCCGAGGCTGAGGAATGAAGCCAACAAAAACCACAGTACAGCTTCAGTTGTGACCAGACACAAGTTTCCATATGTCCCATACCTACAATCAGAAGGgcatttaatgttttcattgtCTGTATTTTCGGAACCTATTTTTAATAGgactgcaactaacgattattttcactgttgactaatctgtcgattatttctttgattagtcgactaatcattttatccaaaaatgtgttaaaatgttgaaaaatgtcggcctgtctctcccaaaccccaaaatgatgtcattttgtttcgtactcacgccaaagggtttcaGTTcacgtcatgggagagtgtgtaaagctgccaatatctgaacgtaagaagctgcaataggAGTATTTTGGGTGCTTTATAGTACTTtacaatgaaaaatgactcaaaccgattagttgactactaaaatagtcaccgattattgtaatagtcgattagtcatcgttTAGTCGACtaatagttgcagccctaatttttAATCTACGATTTACAGTTTAGTGAGTGTTTTATTGTCACTGCTTGAAGTCTTCTGTATTGTGCTGCACTAACactagtctggggccgttagtggccgttttggtaaggaactggaaccagggcgagtgagacaggacctggaattcgatggatgcgcctttccgtcaaaataaaagcaccaagctaataaaaatgcggtgaaactttaatttaaagaatataatttacaagaaaagccccaagccattaagttaatcgattttcttacacccctcatcaccccaaatcgatggtgcgccagaattcaaagttttactttggtgaacacttttactttggtgaatttggtgaattccgcatctgctctctagaccggaaccagaatccagacaaaattcagagtgaatagaaaccaaagtgaagagcctggtgaggCGAGGCTACACTTACACCTGAACACTGTGGTTAAAGTTTGGCTGGTTTAGACACAAAAGTACCTGATGAAGAAAAGATGGCGGTAAAGATAACCTCACATATGACGGCCTGTAGGGACACTCAGGTGATTTCTACACAACACCAGCACAGGCTTTAACCACAGCTCAGATGATGGTATCAGTACAGTAGAGAGTGAAACCTCAGTAACATCACAGCAAAGAGTTTaatcaacacagacacagaatcCAGTCTGACAGGTAAACAGGAAGTCCTCTCAGGTGTATTCTCACCAGCTCAAACAGCCGTTTTCAGGTTTGtgatgaacagacagacaggcagagagacagacagacagagagtgtaTCTGACTCACCTTCTCTAGAGTCCCCTCTCCTCCTTCGTTCCTTCATGGCTGTCAGATAATCCGGCTGCATTTCTTCCTGCGACGccatattgtttgtttacagagCTCCTCCTCTTCCCGCCGTTTATCAGCGCTAGCCAACAACATGTTAGCTAGTAGCATTAGCGACACTCTGCCGTTAACTGTAATCAGGTCTGTTTTCGGTCAAAGATCGATCGACTCAcctctgttcctcctcctcagtctcGTCCCTTCACAGTTTCAGtattaaataaaacttttaaatcCACATTCACCTGTTTCTCTGGTGATTCCCTCACACTGTGCCCGCACTGAAGCTGCAGTACCGTTTCTCACCGCTCACACTGACTGACGTTAAACTGTTTCAGTCAGGGGGGCGCTGTTTCACTGATTTACAGAGACtccttttttactttatttaaacagagcCTCGTGACAGTGTGCACACACGAGTCTCGTTCACAggttcaaataaataatcataatcacttctttaatatatttcttattaactttcattattatttcattttgttttttatttgtgattttacAAAAATCTTCATCCTGGTGCAACTGGAAGCTTTCCTTCTGAGATCTTTATTTCTTTAACTTAATAAGCTTAATCAAGGAGAATACAtgtgaaataaagttttcaatCTATTATCTGTAATTGTGTCATATTGTCTGGAAACATCTTGGGTTGGATCATGGATCATATCAATTTCATCTCTCTGTGGAAATATTTCCATTCTCTTAATTTGGGCTGTATACTGGCATATAGTATACAGCATACTAGTTGTTGTCTTGGttttttagggactgttctttacttatcagagaaGGGATGtgaattcattttttgtttatttatttgttttattctgatcctccctgaagctacaaatattttaaatacataaattaatTATTAGATTTTGAAAACTCACCGTTTATGTTTGAAAGTTAGAAGTTGAAGacgaaatcctggagttgataAAAGCCTCAGTTTTTCACGCTTTCAAACGAACAGTTCGTGCAAACgggtttttttgggggtttttttcttccaaattTTAAATGTAGAATAATTGATGTTGATGAAATATCAGTATTTTAAGCTCTGATTTAGTTAtgctttttctcctttttcacATGATGTATCCACAGACCAtctgaaatttgaaaatctaACAATTATCCCTGCTTTTATGGTTTCTGgctgataaatggtgtaattttggcaatttataaaaaaatatgttttccaaACCTGCAGGTGGATTAAGAAGACATATTTCCTCTAAAAatcagcagtaaaataaatacaaaatagaaCCATTTAAATCTGCATGCTCCTCCCCTcagccaaaataaaagcataaattCATCCCCAGTGCTCATAAAAATCATTTGACATGCTTCCCCCAATTTTAAATCCACTCAGTCACCTctcataaataatgaacagtcccttggCAGAAGCATTTTTCCAAACATTGGATACTGATATCATAATTTCATTATATTCTAATGGTGTACGTACTGGACCGTCAACATGTGACATCTTGTGGAAGGTCATTGTCTGGTTATGGCTAAGTATTGAGTCATTTACAAATATCATACTTTAAATAATTGATGACTTACACAGGACTGATCCTTTAAAACAGATTATTATCTGTTGTAACATGCTGTCCAGTTTATTCTGGGGGTGGGCTGATGGTACTGTATCCACTCTGTGACAGCATCTTCCATCAAAGCTGACATCGAgggaaatgagtcattttttgTAGCCAGATGAAAAGGGTAACTTTTATGGAGAgagtccttttcaaaaatatgGTGGAAGCTTTTAATTTATCTTTGTAGAAACCAGTGTAAGTTACAGTTTGaacttaaaaaatgtaatgtccaACCTGCCTTAAAATTATAAGTTGACTGAATTAGAGAAGATAAGTTGAGTTAATTTGTAataattttaactttaaaaagttAGTGTCCTACTGCCTGAAAATGCTAACTTGACTGAATTTGATAAGACTAAGACGTAAGAGCACAGATGGGAACAACCTCTGAGTACACAGCAAAATAACTGATCCATCAAACAAAAGGATTTTAACCCCTAGAACAGCTCAAACAACATATGACGGACACTTTGAGGGAAAAGTTCAATCCTTTAAGGTCCTTTAAGCCTCCCTCCTAAACTGTATCATATAAAcgtgaatattttttaaatgttttatacaGTTCATTAGACGGGGTGGGGAAAGAAGATAATATGTGGTGTTACTAATGGATTTATGAGAGCTTCTTTCCCACAGAGTCACAGGTTTTCAGGGAAatagtattttctctgtttttgaagtttgctttgaaaatgtatttttgtgataTGGCTCAGCCTCTCTGGTGAACATATACCCACTTGTTAATTTAATGTTAGAGGTCCGTTCTTTGTCTCAGCTGTTACAGACAGTCGACCCTTCATTGACATGTGATGTtctatattctgtattaaacacatgaaaacagtgtttgtgtttcagaaaCGTTTTGACGGTTGGATTTAAGGATCTTATCTGAGACACCAACAGAAGACTCAACAGCAACACCAAGAAaatttcctgtttgtgtgtccgTCACCAACGGTCGATCTGATCCCAGAGCAGCTTCTCTCCTCTGGAGACTGTCACCGTTCTGCTCCAACAGTTTCATCTTCCTGTTTTCCTTAAAGTCTCATTAACACACGGCAGAACTCACAGCGACTGCAACAGCAGTTCACCACAGAGAGCCTCACTGAGGTAGGACGACTTTAAAATGAGTTATAACGGCTTTTATTTCAGGTTAAAAACATGATTACTGACctttaaagaacaaaaacaatactGCATGGACTTCTGTTtatggtacaaaaaaaaacattgtttgatTTAAAGTTTAAATCTTAATTATTTTGGCACGAGGGCTATTGATCAAGATAAACACATCACTGTGAGGGGctgtatttatgattaaaacCACAGGAGCTTACATTAGTTAGGCTACATTAACTTATATCTTTCTGAAAGTCTTACAGGACTTTTATTTAAGGTAAAACCATCATTAGGAGGACCTTAAAttaagataaaagaaaaaacaggatTGACAGTACTTATTATCCTTATGATGGaatttgttttaataaatgccacaaaaaacatcattttttcttttaataatatAACCAAAATCAAAGTGttcataaatatgtttttaaaccttaaataaaatgtttttaacattaatatgattttattaaatgttaaaaccatCATTATAAGGGCTTTACATAAGGGTTACTAATCAGTCTTATAAGGACTTAACTTGAATTTCAGGTAATAAGGGACCACAATTATTAATGgcattttcatttcagttaaaaacagtatcttatttaaaaatgtaaaaaatcttTCAGGACTTTCATTTAGGTTAAAACCTTTATTTTAGttgttttataaaataaaaattgataTTATTTGGGCATTTATTTAAGAAGAAAACATCATTATAAGTACTTTGATGCAAGGTGAAAATCGATTGAATTGATTTGGCATTGTTGTAAGGTAAAAAAAGAaccataatttatttattgagaTAAACACATCACTATGAGGGCTCGTATTTATGATTAAAACCACAGGAGCTTAAAATGAATTACATTATTTCTTTAATCTGTCTTGGAATCTCATAGAAGACCTTTTATTTAAGATAAAACCCATCAGAAGGAGGACCTTAAATTAGGATTAAAAAACCCACAGTTAATAGCACTTTAATTTAaagttaaacacattttatttcaggTCTAAAAACATCTTTATGAGCACTCTGTTTTAGGATAAAACCTTCAGTTTTAGAGACCGTTTACACgtggccggctattttcataaacggacatttcaccgtctccgttttcaaaaagatcttcgtttacacttacccgtgtatatatacacaagagtatgccaaacctgtaggtggcagtgtaacgacaagctcaagccttccgtgtatccattgtcaccatagcaacataggtcgcacttttgacacaggcgcaagttccggcgcatactgtgacgtatctccgtttatctcagtttacatgcaaacgcacaaccggagttttccaaaatcttcactctggccggagtttttagaaagactcgttttcgaaggagaaatctccgtttgcgtgtaaacgaagggcacaaatgaaggaagatgtctccgtttatcaaaatcaccgtgtacgtgtaaacggcc
This sequence is a window from Epinephelus lanceolatus isolate andai-2023 chromosome 6, ASM4190304v1, whole genome shotgun sequence. Protein-coding genes within it:
- the sid1 gene encoding secreted immunoglobulin domain 1; this encodes MESLLVCLILLSVSGFWLEQPASALPASTVQVRVGENATLQCPLLDAFNASTTNASNTTAISAAYSTLSWYRKTAGQSPELLVTIRRADMSNVKYGAGVGPDKVSAAANGSLLLHNSEQSDSAVYYCGITQGEDPKMKPNATGAH